ACAGCCCCGGCGCGCGCTTCCACCCGGACCTGCGGGTGCCCGAGGGGGCCGTCCTGATCACCAAGGGGGTGCGACTGGACAAGGACCAGAACTCGGCCTTCGACGAGACCGGTCTGGCGGAGCAGCTCCGGCGCGACCAGGTGCGCCACCTGTGGGTGGGCGGGCTGGCCCTGGATGTGTGCGTGCGCGCCACCGTGCTCGACGCCCTGCGGCTGGAAGGCCCGAGCGTGGCGGTGATCCGCAACGCCACCCGCCCGGTGGACCCCGAGGCGGGAGAGCGGACCGAGCGGGAGATGCGCGAAGGCGGCGCCCGGGTGGAGGAGAGCGCATGAGCCCGACCCTGAGGGCGATGGACCGGGAGGCTACGGCGCGACGGCTCCTGGCCCTGCGCCGGCACATCCTGGAACAGGCGCAGCGCAAGGGAGCGCAGGCCGCGGACCTGAGCCGCGCTGCCGGGGAGCCGGGTGACCCGGGAGACCGGTCCCTGGCCGACGAACAGGCCGCGCTCCTGGCCCAGCTCGGAAGCCGCGTCTCTTGCGGCGCCCGAGGGGGCATCCGGCTCAGGTGAGCTCGCCGCGGGCCCGGAACTCGTCCAGGCTCCGCTTCTCGATCCGGGTGGTCCGCCCGGCTTTGACCGCGGCGATCCGGCCCTCCTCCAGCAGCCGGTAGACCACCTTGCGCCCCACCCCCAGGTAGGCCGCGGCCTCGCTCACCGAGAGGAGGGGGGCCGTCACGAACTGCCTTTCTTCCGCCATGGGCACCTCCGCACCGCTCCAGACTCAGGCGAAGAGTACCGTGCCCTTGGCGACCCAGGCCGCCAGGGGCACGGCCACACCCCACGTCCACCCCCGCCGGAAACAGGAGCAGACCACCCACAGGACCAGGAACACGACCACCGTGGCCGGAAGCTGGAGCAGGCGTGGCGCTGGACCGTCGAGGCAGTGGGGCGCGGGTCGCGGCCTTCCTCCTGCGGTCGGCGCCGCTTCCCTGCCCTCTCAGGGCCGCATCCGCTCCAGGACCTCCTCGATGGCCTCCACTGCGACCGGGGGGAGGGCGGCCAGGGGA
This genomic stretch from Thermodesulfobacteriota bacterium harbors:
- a CDS encoding nicotinamidase; this encodes MVIPDRALRSGDGLLVVDVQVDFCPGGALPIPEGDQVIPILNAWIEAAQERGIPVYFSRDWHPARHVSFRDQGGEWPPHCLQDSPGARFHPDLRVPEGAVLITKGVRLDKDQNSAFDETGLAEQLRRDQVRHLWVGGLALDVCVRATVLDALRLEGPSVAVIRNATRPVDPEAGERTEREMREGGARVEESA
- a CDS encoding helix-turn-helix domain-containing protein; amino-acid sequence: MAEERQFVTAPLLSVSEAAAYLGVGRKVVYRLLEEGRIAAVKAGRTTRIEKRSLDEFRARGELT